The region GACTTCTGGCTCCCATGACAACCATCGGGTCCTCATGATCACATTGCAGGGGAACAAATTGGGTGAGAGAGTAGGCCCCTTCCTCTCATACCCTTCTAAATTCTGTGATTACTATTGATTGTGGCATTTAGAGAGTAACAGCCGGGGATGGTGAAGTAATTGGCCCTGGCTATGACAGCCGTAGCTTAAGCCTATAGGGAACAAAGGAAAATTCTGCGTCAAATACGACCCCAGGACAGTGAGTATGCTGCTTCAGAGTTATGGTTGAACATCCCAAGGAAATTGCAATATCAGGATTAGATAGGTTAGTAGAGAGAGGAAAGACAAGAAGTTCATTTTTGGAGAGATtccgtttcagatagagggaggacgtaATATTAGAGACTTCAATAAAGACAATCCCTCATGTTTTTAGTATTAAGATTGGGGTGACGTCAGGAGAAGATGTGTataataagtagtgatgagtgagtatactcgttactcgagatttctcgagcatgctcgggtgtcattcgagtattttttagtgctcggagatttagtttttcttgccgcagctgaatgatttacatctgttagccagcataactacatgtgggggttccctagcaaccaggtaacccccacatgtacttatgctggctagtagctgtaaatcattcagatgctgcaatgaaaactaaatttccgagcattaaaaaatattcggaggacccccgagcatgctcgagaaatcttgagtaacgagtatattcgctcatcactaataataaggtgtcatcagcatatagatggtactggaaatcAAATCTGCCCAATAGTGGCATTGTATATAGAAAAGAGCAGGGGGCCttggactgagccttgaggaactcaGACAGAAAGAGAAAGATTAAAGGAAGATGAGCCGTCAaaggatacagtgaaagagcggtcagagaggtaggagaagcAAAAGAGAATGATGTCCTTGGGGCACCTCCATCTATTTTGTGATCTGGTTCATAGAATAATTCCATATAAAATCAGGACTTTTTGAGAATCATgtcttttatttttacattaatttCTTCTTATTTCTTCTTTTTAAAATAAGCACTTATAActggggtttgtttgtttttttttgtttttttttaattgaagcaTTTTTGTTTAACAGGATGTTCTCTTGATTTGCTGAAAACTGATGAAAATACTGTTTTTCTCTCTAGATATCCAAAGCTGCAGCAGATTTGATGGCCTATTGTGATGCTCACGTTAGAGAAGATCCACTGATTCTACCCGTTCCTGCCTCAGAAAATCCTTTTAGGGAAAAGAAATTTTTTTGCAGTATTCTTTAAAGTGCATCTGTTTGTTCTTCAATTGACATTATGCatgatattaatagcataggaCTTTATTTTATAAATTACCGGTATAGTGTACTCAAACCTTGGGTGTTACAAATAATTTGGGCAACAAAATAAATATTCTTAGTGATTTATTAGGTTTTATCTATGAAGTATTGTATTGGATGCAAAGTGCTTTTAAAAAATCCTCTATGTTCTCAAAAACAGGGATTTTTAACTCTTTTGTGTATTGCTCATTGCTTAGGCTACCAGTCACCTCTGCAATCCTTCAGCTCTGTCAGGTCTTTTAGGCAAGGACCACAGCTGTAAAGATCTTTGCTGTAAACCCTGCAATTGATGCTCAAAAGCCATCTGGATTCACTGCAGAGGAAAAGTTACCTCTGCTTCTAGCACTGGGAAGCGCACAATTCGGACCAGCATCTCAATCATTCCATTGGTCCAAaatgtcaatcatcaggagcgcaTTGCTTGCAAGAACCTCCTTGAATATTCAGATATTATGAAGAACTTTTTATGGATGGGTATAATTGCATTTCCAAAGCTTTTTACCTTTTTTATATAACTAGTCTCCCTTATGTTTTATACATATGTAGTTTATGGTTACgtttgtttttttgttagtttttttcaaTAAGCTCTATAAAGTTATGGGGGCCAAAAGAGGAGCGTTTTTTGTtcgtttttttaagaaaattgaaaTGTGTTATTTAGGAATTAAAAAACCGTTTTAGAACAGTTTGCTCTGTTGGAAACATGAGTGTTGCCTGCTCAAAATGTAAAATGCCTGCACAGGCATGCCAGTGATACAATAAAAGTATAAAATATATGCACATTGTCTGGTGTCCCATTTGAAGGAATATTCACCTCCTTTTTTACATACTGCATGCTTTAAATTCTGACTAGGTAGAAATGGTAAGACACAGAACCAAAAAGCAAATCAAgtgatgtaaaaagaaaaaaaaaatcaagcaaaaaccataggaaggaaaaaaaaaacaagacccctaaaatataacttttattcaaaGTTTTCTTAAAAGTATCGCATGTTAGGCTAGCATACAATACAATAAATTATTGAAACCACAGTGTAtccattaaagaaaaaaatatacaagTGAAAAAAATGACAAAAGAGGGGTCAGCCTAGAAAAAAAACGGGAAGGTATCGCAGTATGTGGGCTAATATGCCCTAAAATTCCCTAATGGAttccctacctaacagtggaggttggaacCCTAAGTTTCCACGGTATGGTGCCCTCACTCCTCGATGCCATCCCTAAAGTCTCTGGTGTACCCTAAGCCTAATatgtacagtgggaaaaaaagtatgtagtcagccaccaattgtgcaagttctcccaccttaaaaagatgagagaggcctgtaattgacatcataggtagactacaactatgagagtcgaaattgagaaaacaaatccagaaaatcaccttgtctaatttggcaagatttgttttgcaaattatggtggaaaataagtatttggtcacctaaaaatgcaagatttctgactctcgcagacctgtaacttcttctttaagaggctccttgtcctccactcattacctgtagtaatggcaccggtttgaacttgttatcagtataaaaagacacctgtccacaacctcaaagagacacactccaaactccactatggtgaagaccaaagagctgtcgaaggacaccagaaacaaaattgtagccctgcaccagactgggaagactgaatctgcaataggcaagcagcttggtgtgatgaaatcaactgtgggagcaataataagaaaatggaagacataaaagatcactgataatctccctcgatctgggactcCATCTAAGATCTcatcccgtggggtcaaaatgatcacaagaacggtgagcaaaaatttacagggtgattccataattttttcctccgaATTGAGTGACTTCatcatttttcccctatgcttggttaaaaaaaaagtaaccattacggactatcacattttttgttcttgatttttttagtgtttcttaaagccagaaagttgccatttgaaatgactagtTTTGCGCCaaatctgtgatctgctttttttctacaaaattaaacaactgaatgaacattctccaaggccggtgattccataattttttccaggggttgtataacaaaatattgagatgaacttttgttaatgaccaaatacttattttccactataatttgcaaataatcttgccaaatcagacaaggtgattttctagatttgttttctcaattttgacgctCATAGTTGTGgtccacctatgatgtcaattacaggcctctcacatctttttaaagggaaggtaccgcgtttgtagatcattaataaatcactttaatgtagcataacatgctgctataaccaagttttaaatgcatgtgaaacagatttcgtgtgttatatgagtttaaagaaggcgctgggggctgacatcttggtttcacagcagttcacgacactatcagtgtcattttacggcaccccatggacatagggtcagcgccggtctattatctcctatctataacattgcagcaatattagcagtgagctgggtacgcctctgtgggctgcacaattcactgctgtaggtgtgactggcctccattttattatagcccagtgctaaaTGCCGAGctccacttagggtaccgtcacacagtcacactttgatcgctacgaccatacgatccgtgacgttccagcgatatccatacgatatcgctgtgtctgacacgcagcagcgatcagggttcctgctgagaatcgtacgtcgtagcagatcgtatggaactttctttcgtcgctggatctcccgctgacatcgctggatcgttgtgtgtgacagcgatccagcgatgtgttcgcttgtaaccagggtaaacatcgggtaactaagcgcagggccgcgcttagtaacccgatgtttaccgtggttaccagcgtaaacgtaaaaaacaaacagtacatacttacattccggtgtctgtcctccggcgtctcagcttctctgcactgtgagcggcggccagccagaaagcgagcacagcggtgacgtctgacgtcaccgctgtgctcgctttccggccgctgtgcttacacagtgcagagaagctgagacgccggaggacagacaccagaatgtgagtatgtactgtttgttttttttttacttttacgctggtaaccagggtaaacatcgggttactaagcgcggccctgcgcttagttacccgatgtttaccctggttacccggggacttcggcatcgctccagcgccgtgattgcaacgtgtgactgcagtctacgacgctggagcgatactcatacgatcgctgcgacgtcacggatcgtgccgtcgtagcgatcaaagtgtgactgtgtgacggtacccttactctatcacaggagagaagcacgtcctgagcagacatcccctgctctcacacgctgccctccctgtgtgcttctcctgctctgtctccgcctccttACACACAGTCCTGGAGATCTctggtaagctgcattcacagcctgcagagagggagctgacacctggagagagagcaggagagctgacAGGACAGGGATTAAGGTGGGGGAAGGGGGATGGCAAGAGTGTTAGTCACAAAACAGGAGAGACATTGCATGCACACAATATAGCATAGCATGCTCAATATGTATCTCACTTATAattctacatgtctctctcccatcagtctttctcagccataccaatgtatctctcccctccctccacattgcctggccattcactgcagacctggatctccttcttatcttactaagggatgagtcacagacagctctgcacagacaatgctgctccatacataaacaccacatgtcttcactcttcctccagtccaccatgctgctgagcccactgtgttctgctcttttgtaaactctagctgtgtttctgatgcagtaactgctggtgatagcagatcacagggcagtcacacacaaaatggctctgccctgtgatgctgctcttcattctgccccagggatactagaccacccaaaaggggagggaaatggtgatgtcagcagttactgccccaattttccagctaacagtaaagctggtaagtcttactatagctgcttgaggtccaaaacggaaaatgctccccctagtggtcaatatatatatttgtaagaaaatatataatatttttcatatagaaatgtttgcaaacagtgcaaacattgcattagtacattttatttactattttaagcttaatttcacaaaaaaacaaactacaaaaaaactggcggcaccttccctttaagtgggagaacttgcacaattggtggctgactaaatacttttttccccgctGTAGTTAAATCCGTTATAAATGATAGAGCGATCTAGGAAGTCACTAGTAACAAATGTTGTGACCCCTATCAATATCTTTAAAAAAATCTCTTAATGGTGAAAAAAGAGGGAACTCCTCACTATTTGTTCATTACATATAAAAAATAGTGTAAATTTGGGGATATATCTTTACACTCAATACAGTAGTGCCAGATGATTGATGTTACCTCTAGGTTGCTAGCGTGGAATGTGATCAGTAACCCACTCAATCTACAGACACAATGGTTTAGATTTATATGTCCCTAAATCACCAAAGCAAACAAAATGGGCCAGAAAAAATCCACATTATGATGTAATGTTTAGGACCGCTCTCTAACAATAATATCCATAGATATCACAATAGATCAAAAAAGCATGCACGCTTCACAATGGAAGCAACAGTATTCAATCCTCCTCTCAGCACATACCATACataaacagtgatggcatacatagCCCTTACTGGAGGTAGAAACATAGACAATGCTGGCATGCATAGGTCTTACTAAAGGCAGGAAGGATAGTACTTATCTGTAAAgtgtaactagctgaagagcccggcgttgcccgggcaaagtaactaactgtggttagttataacaagttATAATGATTATatggcacataaaaacatttcacatcatatattcaacactacagattttcattttccccctcacatctctcattttcccctcacttctctcattttcaccctcactcctgttattttgacctcacacctgtcattttctgatcactattttcccctcacacctcattttcccctcacaccttgtcattttcccctcacacctttttcccttcacacctctcattttcccctcactattTTTTCCTCACTCCTctttctcctcactcctctcatcttcccttcactcctctcattttcccctcacccctctcattttcacctcactcctcttttcccctcacatgtgcacagcaacttcctgttatgagcacagaggTGTCTCCCTTTCCCTTGATGTCATCCCTCACCGGAGCAattccattctagacacgacggagcAAGATGTGGCCTGTGTCTgccgcgcactgatactctgaagcctgtggccctgattgtagctcacaGATATTGATAGGGTTTACAACATTTGTTACTAGTGACTTCCTAGATCGCTTTATAATTGATGTAACTACGTATTAATCTTAGAGTACACCAGGGACTTTAGGGATAGTCATCGAGGAGTGGTTCCAACCTCCTGTGAAGCCGCCTATTGTGACTCTGTtcacaacctccactgttaggtagggcaTCCATTAGGGAATTTTAGGGCATATTAGCCCACATACTGTGATATCTTCCCTTTTTTCGTGGCTGATCCCTCTTCCCTACTGCcctgttttttcacatttttttcacttgtatattttttttctttaatagatACACTGTGGTTTGATTGATTTAATTGTATTGTATCCTAGCCTAACACGGGATATTTTTAAGACAACtttgaataaaagttatattttaggggtcttgttttttttttcctttctatgGTTTTTGCTAGAAATGGTAAGACTCTTCTATTAAAAAA is a window of Ranitomeya variabilis isolate aRanVar5 chromosome 2, aRanVar5.hap1, whole genome shotgun sequence DNA encoding:
- the GNG4 gene encoding guanine nucleotide-binding protein G(I)/G(S)/G(O) subunit gamma-4, with product MKEILCNNSTTSISQARKAVEQLKMEAFMDRIKISKAAADLMAYCDAHVREDPLILPVPASENPFREKKFFCSIL